A genomic window from Vigna radiata var. radiata cultivar VC1973A chromosome 2, Vradiata_ver6, whole genome shotgun sequence includes:
- the LOC111241285 gene encoding proteasome activator subunit 4-like — MSLQLVRRGLNNVWLLKHWRVCYILILMVYQEHGKVGLMPQLKNVILTQSVESVPEWASCIRYAVTGKGKYGTRVPLLRQKILDSLMTSLPPTVATTVTTKRNAFLAAVLIEISPQKMLVSEINLHNTLLKEVLGNMHHSSAQVREALGVSLSVLYSNIRLYHSSHQDQISDTIDSLMMLDIKLCLC, encoded by the exons ATGAGTTTACAACTGGTAAGGAGAGGTCTAAACAATGTGTGGCTGCTGAAGCATTGGCGGGTGTGCTACATTCTGATATTGATGGTTTATCAGGAACATGGGAAAGTTGGCCTGATGCCTCAGTTGAAGAATGTCATTTTAACCCAATCTGTTGAATCAGTTCCAGAGTGGGCATCTTGCATACGGTATGCAGTTACTGGTAAAGGGAAGTATGGAACAAGAGTTCCTCTTCTGAGACAAAAAATTCTGGATTCTTTGATGACATCTTTACCCCCAACAGTAGCTACCACTGTAACAACCAAGCGAAATGCTTTTCTGGCAGCTGTACTTATAGAAATATCCCCACAGAAAATGCTTGTATCTGAAATTAACCTCCACAATACACTTTTGAAGGAAGTTCTTGGAAATATGCACCACTCATCAGCCCAA GTGAGGGAGGCTCTAGGGGTTAGCCTTTCTGTATTGTACTCTAACATTAGGCTTTACCATTCGAGTCATCAGGATCAGATAAGTGACACTATTGATAGTTTGATGATGTTAGATATTAagttgtgtttatgttaa
- the LOC106752426 gene encoding aquaporin TIP1-1-like gives MRFVEVEVEVKENLYTWRAVLSEFISTLIFVFAASGSTIAVKNLAVKNLAVDPPIAVLAIGPPIASLAVDPPIASLAVAIANALALSAAVSFGRNISVGHVNPAVTFAGFVSGKVTWFRCIIFWFAQILGSVIACLLLKFISGGQRIPVFELSSGMKVKNALVLDTTRTFAFMCAVYNFYSISSRNVSKAMRLFIGLAVGANYLWIKFFFFSYGVCMNPAAPFGPALVGWSWENHWVSWVGPLTGAGLAACCLFD, from the exons ATGAGGTTTGTTGAAGTTGAAGTTGAAGTTAAAG AAAACTTGTACACTTGGAGAGCTGTTCTCTCCGAATTCATCTCCACACTCATCTTCGTCTTCGCCGCCTCCGGTTCCACTATTGCCGTCAAAAACCTCGCCGTCAAAAACCTCGCCGTCGACCCGCCCATTGCTGTCCTCGCCATCGGTCCGCCCATTGCTTCCCTCGCTGTCGACCCGCCCATTGCTTCCCTCGCCGTCGCCATTGCCAATGCCTTGGCCCTCTCTGCCGCCGTCTCCTTCGGCAGAAACATTTCCGTCGGCCACGTCAACCCCGCAGTCACCTTCGCCGGCTTTGTCAGCGGCAAAGTTACCTGGTTCCGCTGCATCATCTTCTGGTTCGCGCAGATCCTCGGCTCCGTCATCGCCTGCTTGCTCCTGAAGTTCATCTCCGGCGGACAA AGAATACCGGTTTTTGAACTTTCTAGTGGTATGAAAGTGAAAAACGCTCTGGTGTTGGATACAACGAGGACGTTTGCTTTCATGTGCGCGGTGTATAATTTTTACTCCATTAGCAGCAGGAACGTTTCGAAAGCGATGAGACTTTTTATTGGCTTAGCCGTTGGAGCGAATTATTTGtggattaagtttttttttttttcttatgggGTCTGCATGAACCCGGCTGCACCGTTTGGGCCTGCTCTGGTGGGCTGGAGCTGGGAAAACCATTGGGTTTCCTGGGTTGGGCCTCTCACAGGCGCTGGGCTTGCTGCTTGTTGCTTGTTTGATTGA